The following coding sequences are from one Panthera leo isolate Ple1 chromosome E1, P.leo_Ple1_pat1.1, whole genome shotgun sequence window:
- the SYNGR2 gene encoding synaptogyrin-2 isoform X2: MESGAYGAAKAGGSFDLWRFLTQPQVVARAVCLVFALIVFSCIFGEGYSNTHQSKQKYCVFNHNEDACGYGSAIGVLAFLASAAFLVVDAYFPQISNATDRKYLVISDLLFSGRAGLPGLPALQGRRGRLHPELRGPHSRPRHRLCLLPRCVCGQLPTTALHPERRDHGGLPAAPCVLSCGRNGQGSREGARGPSLYAGLLP; the protein is encoded by the exons ATGGAGAGCGGGGCCTACGGCGCGGCCAAGGCAGGCGGCTCCTTCGACCTGTGGCGCTTCCTGACGCAGCCGCAGGTGGTGGCGCGCGCCGTGTGCCTG GTCTTTGCGTTGATCGTGTTCTCGTGCATTTTCGGCGAGGGCTACAGCAATACCCACCAGTCCAAACAGAAATACTGCGTGTTCAACCACAACGAGGACGCGTGCGGCTACGGCAGCGCCATTGGGGTGCTAGCCTTCCTGGCCTCGGCCGCCTTCCTAGTGGTCGATGCCTATTTCCCCCAGATCAGCAACGCCACTGACCGCAAATACCTGGTCATCAGCGACCTGCTCTTCTCAG GGCGTGCTGGCCTCCCTGGCCTACCAGCGCTACAAGGCCGGCGTGGACGACTTCATCCAGAACTACGTGGACCCCACTCCAGACCCCGGCACCGCCTATGCCTCCTACCCCGGTGCGTCTGTGGACAACTACCAACAACCGCCCTTCACCCAGAACGCCGAGACCACGGAGGGCTACCAGCCGCCCCCTGTGTACTGAGCTGCGGCCGGAACGgtcaggggagcagagagggcgCTCGGGGGCCTTCACTCTATGCTGGACTCCTCCCGTGA
- the SYNGR2 gene encoding synaptogyrin-2 isoform X1, which translates to MESGAYGAAKAGGSFDLWRFLTQPQVVARAVCLVFALIVFSCIFGEGYSNTHQSKQKYCVFNHNEDACGYGSAIGVLAFLASAAFLVVDAYFPQISNATDRKYLVISDLLFSAFWTFLWFVGFCFLTNQWVATKAEDVLTGADSARAAITFSFFSIFSWGVLASLAYQRYKAGVDDFIQNYVDPTPDPGTAYASYPGASVDNYQQPPFTQNAETTEGYQPPPVY; encoded by the exons ATGGAGAGCGGGGCCTACGGCGCGGCCAAGGCAGGCGGCTCCTTCGACCTGTGGCGCTTCCTGACGCAGCCGCAGGTGGTGGCGCGCGCCGTGTGCCTG GTCTTTGCGTTGATCGTGTTCTCGTGCATTTTCGGCGAGGGCTACAGCAATACCCACCAGTCCAAACAGAAATACTGCGTGTTCAACCACAACGAGGACGCGTGCGGCTACGGCAGCGCCATTGGGGTGCTAGCCTTCCTGGCCTCGGCCGCCTTCCTAGTGGTCGATGCCTATTTCCCCCAGATCAGCAACGCCACTGACCGCAAATACCTGGTCATCAGCGACCTGCTCTTCTCAG CTTTCTGGACCTTCCTGTGGTTCGTTGGTTTCTGCTTCCTCACCAACCAGTGGGTGGCCACCAAGGCGGAAGACGTGCTAACGGGGGCCGACTCGGCCCGGGCAGCCATCACCTTCAGcttcttctccatcttctccTGG GGCGTGCTGGCCTCCCTGGCCTACCAGCGCTACAAGGCCGGCGTGGACGACTTCATCCAGAACTACGTGGACCCCACTCCAGACCCCGGCACCGCCTATGCCTCCTACCCCGGTGCGTCTGTGGACAACTACCAACAACCGCCCTTCACCCAGAACGCCGAGACCACGGAGGGCTACCAGCCGCCCCCTGTGTACTGA